A stretch of Garra rufa chromosome 11, GarRuf1.0, whole genome shotgun sequence DNA encodes these proteins:
- the LOC141345260 gene encoding extracellular calcium-sensing receptor-like, with the protein MAMSTVSLLLWLLAVHGICVPVSAQVCRLLGQSALPLISADRDINIGAIFSLHKSALLKIHNFTAKPEPTTCGSLNLREFKFAQTLIFAIEEINNSTQLLPGVSLGYKIYDSCGSIAQAIFSGMALMNGYEETLSDTSCSRRPAVYAIVGESNSSPTIGLASLVGPFSLPVISHFATCACLSNKKRYRSFFRTIPSDYYQSRALAQLVKHFGWTWVGMVRSRSDYGNNGIAAFEEAAKQEGICIEYSEAIFKTDPEEQFLKTLEVIKKGTARVVLAFMAFGDFVLLLKVIAQHNITGIQWIGSESWITSQNLAETKEYSFLSGAVGFAIANAKIVGLREFLLNVHPDQEPNNDILKEFWEIVFLCSFKNSGGCTGSERLAELQNEYTDVSELRIVNKVYTAVYAVAHTLHNVLKDVRSSTNTSKGELPTPQKILEYMKDVSFTVKTGEKIFSDASGDPVARYDLVNWQSAENGSMQFKHVGFYDSSLSTEQRLQVNQEHMLWAGNSGELPVSVCSESCPPGTRKAVQKKRPVCCYDCIPCAEGEISNSTDSSDCFPCDLEYWSNESRDRCVLKVVEFLSYTEIMGMVICIFSLIGVLLTAIVSFLFYLHKETPIVRANNSELSFLLLFSLSLCFVCSLTFIGRPTEWSCMLRHTAFGITFVLCISCVLGKTVVVLMAFRATLPGSNVMKWFGPLRQRLSVVSLTLIQVIICVLWLTTSPPFPYMNFSYYREKIILECNLGSVLGFWTVLGYTGLLSFLCFVLAFFARKLPDNFNEAKFITFSMLIFCAVWLTFIPAYVSSPGKFTVAVQIFAILASSFGLLFCIFAPKCHIILLKPEKNTKKQIMGK; encoded by the exons ATGGCTATGAGCACTGTATCACTCCTGCTATGGTTGCTGGCAGTGCATGGCATCTGTGTACCAGTCTCAGCACAAGTCTGCAGACTGCTTGGTCAGTCTGCCCTCCCTCTGATTTCTGCAGATAGAGACATCAACATTGGGGCAATTTTCTCACTCCACAAAAGTGCTCTTTTGAAGATCCATAATTTCACTGCCAAACCAGAGCCAACAACATGTGGAAG CTTGAACTTGCGTGAATTTAAATTCGCTCAGACTCTGATTTTTGCTATTGAGGAGATTAATAACAGCACACAGCTGTTGCCTGGTGTTTCTTTGGGTTATAAGATATATGATTCCTGTGGTTCAATAGCTCAGGCTATCTTCTCAGGCATGGCTTTGATGAATGGTTATGAAGAAACACTGAGTGATACGTCCTGCTCTAGACGACCAGCTGTTTATGCTATAGTTGGAGAATCAAACTCCTCTCCCACCATTGGCTTGGCATCTTTAGTTGGTCCGTTCAGCTTACCTGTT aTCAGTCATTTTGCCACTTGTGCATGCCTGAGCAACAAAAAGAGATATCGGTCCTTCTTCAGAACAATACCCAGTGATTATTACCAAAGCAGAGCTCTGGCCCAGCTTGTCAAGCACTTTGGCTGGACTTGGGTTGGGATGGTCAGAAGTCGCAGTGACTATGGTAACAATGGTATTGCAGCATTTGAGGAGGCTGCAAAACAAGAAGGAATTTGTATTGAGTACTCAGAAGCCATATTTAAAACTGATCCAGAAGAGCAGTTTCTGAAGACACTAGAAGTGATAAAGAAGGGCACCGCCAGAGTAGTGCTGGCATTTATGGCATTTGGAGATTTTGTCCTCCTCCTGAAAGTAATTGCACAACACAACATTACAGGGATACAGTGGATTGGCAGTGAATCCTGGATTACTTCTCAAAATCTGGCAGAAACAAAGGAATACAGTTTCCTTTCTGGAGCTGTGGGTTTTGCTATAGCAAATGCAAAAATTGTGGGCCTGCGAGAGTTCCTATTGAATGTGCACCCTGATCAAGAACcaaataatgacattttaaaagaaTTCTGGGAAATAGTTTTTCTGTGCTCTTTTAAGAACAGTGGTGGCTGTACTGGCTCAGAGAGACTTGCAGAGCTGCAAAATGAATATACTGATGTATCAGAGCTACGAATAGTAAATAAAGTGTATACTGCTGTCTATGCTGTTGCACATACACTACATAATGTATTAAAAGATGTCAGATCCTCCACCAACACCAGCAAAGGAGAACTGCCCACACCACAAAAG ATTCTGGAATATATGAAAGATGTGAGCTTCACTGTTAAAACAGGTGAGAAAATCTTCTCTGATGCAAGTGGTGATCCAGTAGCGAGATATGACCTGGTGAACTGGCAGTCTGCTGAGAATGGAAGTATGCAGTTTAAACATGTGGGCTTCTATGACAGCTCACTGTCTACAGAGCAACGTCTTCAAGTCAATCAAGAACACATGCTATGGGCAGGAAACAGTGGAGAG TTGCCTGTTTCCGTGTGCAGTGAGAGCTGCCCCCCTGGCACTAGGAAGGCTGTGCAAAAAAAGCGACCTGTCTGCTGTTATGATTGTATTCCATGTGCAGAGGGAGAAATCAGTAATAGCACAG ATTCTAGTGACTGCTTTCCTTGTGATTTGGAGTACTGGTCAAATGAAAGCAGAGACAGATGTGTATTAAAAGTAGTTGAATTCCTTTCCTATACAGAAATCATGGGGATGGTGATTTGTATTTTCTCCTTGATTGGGGTGTTATTAACAGCAATTGTATCTTTTCTCTTTTATCTTCATAAAGAAACACCTATTGTCAGAGCCAACAACTCGGAGCTAAGCTTTTTGTTGCTCTTCTCACTCTCACTTTGTTTTGTCTGTTCACTTACTTTCATTGGTCGGCCCACCGAGTGGTCCTGTATGTTGCGTCACACAGCATTTGGGATCACTTTTGTCCTCTGTATCTCCTGTGTTCTTGGGAAAACAGTAGTTGTGTTAATGGCTTTCAGGGCTACACTTCCAGGCAGTAATGTCATGAAATGGTTTGGGCCACTTCGACAGAGACTCAGTGTTGTTTCCTTAACATTAATACAGGTGATTATATGTGTGCTTTGGTTAACAACATCCCCTCCTTTCCCATATATGAATTTTAGCTATTATAGAGAAAAGATCATTCTAGAATGTAACTTAGGTTCAGTTCTTGGATTCTGGACTGTTCTGGGATATACTGGCCTGCTATCAttcttgtgttttgttttagctTTCTTTGCTCGTAAACTGCCTGATAATTTCAATGAAGCCAAGTTCATCACATTCAGTATGCTCATATTCTGTGCTGTCTGGCTCACATTTATACCAGCTTATGTCAGTTCTCCTGGAAAATTCACTGTAGCTGTGCAGATATTTGCAATTTTAGCTTCAAGTTTTGGTTTACTATTTTGCATATTTGCCCCAAAATGTCACATAATTTTGCTAAAACCAGAAaaaaacacaaagaaacaaattATGGGGAAATAA
- the LOC141345259 gene encoding extracellular calcium-sensing receptor-like: protein MAKRTMSLLLLLLVVHAIFVSASAQVCSLLGQPAFPVLSAERDINIGAIFSIHRSALLKMHPFTSKPEPTTCVRLNLREFKFAQTFIFAIEEINNSTQLLPGVTLGYKIYDACSSIALAIQSGMALMNGYEEILNDIACSRSPAVQAIVGESSSSPTIGLATVVGPFNIPVVSHLATCACLSNRKRYPSFFRTVPSDFYQSRALAQLVKYFGWTWVGLVRSRNDYGNNGIAAFEEAAKQEGICVEYSETILRTDPQEQFLKTMEVIKKGTARVVVAFISLGDFVPLVKVIAEHNITGLQWVGSESWITSRNLAVTKEYSFLSGAVGFAVVNAKLVGLREFLVNVNPIEELKKEFWETAFQCSFRTSGSGGCTGSEKLAELQNEYTDVSELRIEHKVYTAAYAVANTLHNVLKYFKSSTNSSKAELPTPKNVLQFMREVSFTVKTGENILFDASGDPVARYDLVNWQPAEDGSLQFKHVGVYDSSLPSEESLQVNNEQMLWTGKSGQLPVSLCSESCPPGTRKAVQKGRPVCCYDCIPCAGGEISNGTDSSDCFPCDLEYWSNESRDRCVLKVVEFLSYTEIMGMMLCIFSFFGVLLTAMVSFLFYLHKETPIVRANNSELSFLLLFSLSLCFLCSLTFIGQPTEWSCMLRHTAFGITFVLCISCVLGKTLVVLMAFRATLPGSNFIKWFGPAKQRFSVVLLTLIQVIVCVLWLTISPPFPHMNSSYYREKIILECNMGSAFGFWAVLGYTGLLSILCFVLAFLARKLPDNFNEAKFITFSMLIFCAVWLTFIPAYISSPGKLTVAVEIFAILVSSFGLLFCIFVPKCYIILLKPEKNTKKQMMGKS from the exons ATGGCAAAGAGGACTATGTCACTGCTGCTACTGCTGTTGGTGGTGCATGCAATCTTTGTGTCAGCTTCAGCACAAGTCTGCAGTCTCCTTGGTCAGCCTGCCTTCCCTGTACTTTCTGCAGAAAGAGACATCAATATTGgagcgattttctcaattcacAGAAGTGCTTTGCTAAAGATGCATCCTTTCACTTCCAAACCAGAGCCAACAACATGTGTCAG GTTGAACTTACGTGAATTTAAATTTGCTCAGACATTTATTTTTGCCATTGAGGAGATAAATAACAGCACACAGCTGTTGCCTGGTGTTACTTTGGGCTATAAAATATATGATGCCTGTAGCTCTATAGCTCTGGCTATCCAATCAGGTATGGCTTTGATGAATGGCTATGAAGAAATTTTGAATGATATAGCCTGCTCTAGATCACCAGCTGTCCAGGCCATTGTTGGAGAGTCATCATCCTCTCCTACCATAGGCTTGGCTACTGTGGTTGGGCCATTCAACATACCTGTT GTCAGTCATTTAGCTACATGTGCATGCCTGAGTAACAGAAAAAGATATCCATCCTTCTTTAGAACAGTACCCAGTGATTTTTACCAAAGCAGAGCACTGGCTCAGCTTGTCAAGTATTTTGGCTGGACCTGGGTTGGGTTGGTCAGGAGTCGTAATGACTATGGTAATAATGGGATAGCAGCATTTGAAGAGGCTGCAAAACAAGAAGGGATTTGTGTTGAATACTCTGAGACCATATTAAGAACTGATCCACAAGAACAGTTTCTGAAGACAATGGAAGTGATTAAAAAAGGCACAGCCAGAGTGGTGGTAGCTTTTATCTCATTAGGAGATTTTGTCCCTCTTGTGAAAGTAATTGCAGAACACAACATCACAGGGCTGCAGTGGGTTGGCAGTGAATCCTGGATAACATCCCGAAATCTTGCAGTAACAAAGGAATATAGTTTCCTTTCTGGAGCTGTGGGTTTTGCTGTGGTGAATGCCAAACTTGTGGGTCTGCGCGAGTTCCTAGTGAATGTAAACCCTATTGAAGAACTAAAAAAAGAATTCTgggaaacagcttttcagtgctcTTTCAGGACCAGTGGCAGTGGTGGCTGTACAGGTTCAGAGAAACTGGCAGAGCTGCAAAATGAATATACTGATGTGTCAGAGCTACGAATAGAACATAAAGTGTACACTGCAGCGTATGCTGTTGCAAACACACTgcacaatgttttaaaatattttaaatcttcCACCAACAGCAGCAAAGCAGAGCTGCCAACACCAAAAAAT GTATTGCAATTTATGAGAGAAGTGAGCTTCACTGTGAAAACAGGTGAGAATATCCTTTTTGATGCAAGTGGCGATCCAGTGGCGAGATATGACCTGGTGAACTGGCAGCCTGCTGAGGATGGAAGTCTGCAGTTTAAGCATGTGGGTGTCTATGACAGCTCACTGCCTTCGGAGGAAAGTCTTCAGGTCAATAATGAACAAATGCTATGGACAGGGAAGAGTGGACAG TTGCCTGTGTCCCTGTGTAGTGAAAGCTGCCCCCCTGGAACTAGAAAAGCTGTGCAAAAGGGGCGACCTGTCTGCTGTTATGACTGCATTCCATGTGCAGGAGGAGAAATCAGTAATGGCACAG ATTCTAGTGACTGCTTTCCTTGTGATTTGGAGTACTGGTCGAATGAAAGCAGAGACAGATGTGTATTAAAAGTGGTTGAATTCCTTTCCTATACAGAAATCATGGGGATGATGCTTTGCATTTTCTCCTTCTTTGGAGTGTTATTAACAGCAATGGTATCTTTTCTATTTTATCTTCATAAAGAAACACCTATTGTCAGAGCCAACAATTCAGAGCTGAGCTTCCTGCTGCTCTTCTCTCTCTCACTGTGTTTTCTCTGTTCACTTACTTTCATTGGTCAGCCCACCGAGTGGTCCTGTATGTTGCGTCACACAGCATTCGGGATCACTTTTGTCCTCTGTATCTCCTGTGTTCTGGGGAAAACATTAGTAGTCTTAATGGCCTTCAGGGCTACACTTCCAGGAAGTAATTTCATTAAATGGTTTGGACCTGCAAAACAACGGTTTAGTGttgttttgttaacattaatacaGGTGATTGTCTGTGTGCTTTGGTTAACAATATCACCTCCATTCCCACATATGAATTCAAGCTATTATAGAGAAAAGATCATTCTAGAATGTAACATGGGTTCAGCTTTTGGTTTCTGGGCTGTTCTGGGTTATACTGGCCTGCTTTCAatcttgtgttttgttttagctTTTCTTGCTCGGAAGCTCCCTGATAATTTCAATGAAGCCAAGTTCATCACATTTAGTATGCTCATATTCTGTGCTGTCTGGCTCACGTTTATACCAGCTTACATCAGTTCTCCTGGAAAATTAACTGTAGCTGTGGAGATATTTGCCATTTTAGTTTCAAGTTTTGGTTTACTATTTTGCATATTTGTCCCAAAATGTTACATAATTTTGCTAAAACCAGAGAAAAACACAAAGAAGCAAATGATGGGGAAATCTTAA